A DNA window from Coffea arabica cultivar ET-39 chromosome 6c, Coffea Arabica ET-39 HiFi, whole genome shotgun sequence contains the following coding sequences:
- the LOC113693643 gene encoding putative glucose-6-phosphate 1-epimerase isoform X1 — MSSTPPTTMPPASTAPAAVAVPATAAATTTTTTTTATTPSGAGPAVTAPERVPVERSKGINGLDKIVLREVRGSSAEVYLYGGHVTSWKNDHGEELLFLSSKAIFKPPKAIRGGIPICFPQFSNLGSLEQHGFARNRFWTIDTDPPPFPTGTPPKAFVDLILKPTDEDLKIWSHSFEFRLRISLSPAGDLMLTSRIRNTNSDGKPFTFTFAYHTYFSVSDISEVRVEGLETLDYLDNLQNKERFTEQGDAITFESEVDKIYLGTPTKIAILDHEKKRTFVLRKDGLPDAVVWNPWEKKAKAMADFGDEEYKHMLCVEAAAVEKPITLRPGEEWRGRQELSAVPSSYCSGQLDPRRVLQGS; from the exons ATGTCTTCGACGCCACCAACGACCATGCCGCCGGCGTCTACCGCACCGGCTGCGGTGGCGGTGCCGGCAACGGCGGCGGCTACTACGACGACGACGACGACCACCGCCACCACCCCCAGTGGGGCGGGACCTGCCGTGACTGCGCCTGAGAGGGTCCCAGTGGAGCGGTCTAAAGGGATCAATGGCCTTGATAAAATCGTCCTCCGGGAAGTCCGCGGCAGCTCCGCTGAG GTGTATCTGTATGGGGGTCACGTGACATCTTGGAAGAATGACCATGGAGAGGAGTTGCTCTTTCTCAGTAGCAAG GCTATATTCAAACCTCCAAAGGCCATTCGTGGAGGCATTCCAATATGCTTCCCTCAA TTCTCGAATCTTGGCTCTCTGGAGCAGCATGGATTTGCTAGAAACAGGTTTTGGACCATTGATACTGACCCCCCTCCTTTTCCAACTGGCACCCCTCCTAAGGCTTTCGTTGACTTGATTCTTAAGCCTACTGATGAAGACTTGAAGATTTGGTCTCACAG TTTTGAGTTTCGCTTGAGGATTAGTTTGTCACCTGCCGGTGACTTGATGTTGACATCCCGCATCAGAAATACCAACTCTGATGGGAAGCCCTTCACCTTTACATTTGCATATCACACCTATTTCTCAGTTTCAGATATCAG TGAAGTTCGTGTTGAAggattggagactctggattatCTTGATAATTTGCAGAATAAGGAGCGATTTACTGAACAAGGGGATGCAATAACTTTTGAATCTGAA GTGGACAAGATCTACCTTGGAACACCTACAAAGATTGCAATCCTGGatcatgaaaagaaaagaacatttgTCTTGCGTAAAGATGGACTTCCTGATGCTG TGGTGTGGAATCCTTGGGAGAAGAAAGCAAAGGCGATGGCTGATTTTGGGGACGAGGAATACAAGCATATGCTATGTGTGGAGGCGGCTGCTGTTGAAAAGCCAATCACTTTAAGGCCTGGTGAGGAGTGGAGAGGAAGGCAAGAGCTTTCTGCTGTTCCTTCAAGTTACTGCAGTGGGCAGCTTGATCCTCGGAGAGTTCTTCAGGGCAGCTAA
- the LOC113693643 gene encoding putative glucose-6-phosphate 1-epimerase isoform X2 translates to MSSTPPTTMPPASTAPAAVAVPATAAATTTTTTTTATTPSGAGPAVTAPERVPVERSKGINGLDKIVLREVRGSSAEVYLYGGHVTSWKNDHGEELLFLSSKAIFKPPKAIRGGIPICFPQFSNLGSLEQHGFARNRFWTIDTDPPPFPTGTPPKAFVDLILKPTDEDLKIWSHSFEFRLRISLSPAGDLMLTSRIRNTNSDGKPFTFTFAYHTYFSVSDISEVRVEGLETLDYLDNLQNKERFTEQGDAITFESEVDKIYLGTPTKIAILDHEKKRTFVLRKDGLPDAEFVFL, encoded by the exons ATGTCTTCGACGCCACCAACGACCATGCCGCCGGCGTCTACCGCACCGGCTGCGGTGGCGGTGCCGGCAACGGCGGCGGCTACTACGACGACGACGACGACCACCGCCACCACCCCCAGTGGGGCGGGACCTGCCGTGACTGCGCCTGAGAGGGTCCCAGTGGAGCGGTCTAAAGGGATCAATGGCCTTGATAAAATCGTCCTCCGGGAAGTCCGCGGCAGCTCCGCTGAG GTGTATCTGTATGGGGGTCACGTGACATCTTGGAAGAATGACCATGGAGAGGAGTTGCTCTTTCTCAGTAGCAAG GCTATATTCAAACCTCCAAAGGCCATTCGTGGAGGCATTCCAATATGCTTCCCTCAA TTCTCGAATCTTGGCTCTCTGGAGCAGCATGGATTTGCTAGAAACAGGTTTTGGACCATTGATACTGACCCCCCTCCTTTTCCAACTGGCACCCCTCCTAAGGCTTTCGTTGACTTGATTCTTAAGCCTACTGATGAAGACTTGAAGATTTGGTCTCACAG TTTTGAGTTTCGCTTGAGGATTAGTTTGTCACCTGCCGGTGACTTGATGTTGACATCCCGCATCAGAAATACCAACTCTGATGGGAAGCCCTTCACCTTTACATTTGCATATCACACCTATTTCTCAGTTTCAGATATCAG TGAAGTTCGTGTTGAAggattggagactctggattatCTTGATAATTTGCAGAATAAGGAGCGATTTACTGAACAAGGGGATGCAATAACTTTTGAATCTGAA GTGGACAAGATCTACCTTGGAACACCTACAAAGATTGCAATCCTGGatcatgaaaagaaaagaacatttgTCTTGCGTAAAGATGGACTTCCTGATGCTG AGTTTGTGTTCTTATAA